A genome region from Anopheles stephensi strain Indian chromosome 2, UCI_ANSTEP_V1.0, whole genome shotgun sequence includes the following:
- the LOC118502925 gene encoding 39S ribosomal protein L55, mitochondrial: MQSTKLLIGIVTNANACAVRCLSSNSAAIVKVHRSIYARRYPTVMVLPNGATINLSYHEPRRIIKLPLDLSLLTEAERKARIEKRKPKLKIRIDDDVEDTFNANKYLKYMKKK; this comes from the exons ATGCAGTCAacaaaactacttatcggtaTAGTAACAAACGCCAATGCGTGCGCCGTACGCTGCCTATCGTCCAATAGTGCAGCCATAGTGAAGGTGCACCGCAGTATCTACGCCCGCCGGTATCCCACCGTGATGGTACTTCCGAATGGAGCCACGATCAACCTTAGCTATCACGAGCCAAGAAGGATAATAAAG cTGCCCCTTGATTTGAGTTTGCTGACGGAAGCGGAACGAAAAGCACGCATTGAAAAGCGTAAACCCAAACTAAAGATCCGTATCGACGATGATGTTGAGGACACATTCAATGCCAACAAATACTTGAAGTatatgaagaaaaaataa